One Malus domestica chromosome 11, GDT2T_hap1 genomic region harbors:
- the LOC103412765 gene encoding putative disease resistance protein RGA3 isoform X3, whose product MAAEAVLTFAAEGILEKVLSLAEKEFSLAWGFKAELRKLKESFTTIELLLNDVAYKPQAPAIEEWVKKLKGVAEDAEDVLDEFKYEVDRRKVEIQNHMKRKVLNFFSLSNPLAFRLQMAHKIQKINASLVDLERKASPLGLVSRNTDATRQGITWDRRTDSLIGKDEITVGRKDDVSNIVKTLTDSKSNQENLAVMAIVGMGGLGKTTLAKSVYNENSIQKFFDKRIWICVSNPFDVNLILLHMLEHLNPAKAPSKDNKNALLEFLNEELKDKRYLLVLDDVWNEDLKIWDNLMECLSKLNSTGGSKIIVTTRSGKVASILKKLLLQYELGELSVDECWSIMKDKAFPINGVPEFNSNASTFETIGKEIAKNCGGVPLVAKVLGGILRTKKSIEEWSSFKNSRIWNNHSKEEDRIMSILRLSFDNLESPSLKQCFAYCSMFEKDAEIQRDNLIQLWMAQGLLRSWPNGIKDMEDIGNEYFDILLQSSLFQDATMSDNGIVSECKMHDLVHDLAEHLFKSEGLTGDLCGIDNTLEIRHVARVSTSTLEKFPERSAGKLRSLFSDDGEVTTNILPRFKALRVLNLSEANIEELPDSIGRLKHLRYLDISKTRFKALPKSIGKLYNLQTLRGTQCALKEFPKELLNLINLRHIYFYASTKFPQGIGRLTYLRTLCYFSVGNEIGRRIEELAGLNQLRGELIICDLEHVENGEEAEKAKLEEKTKVRHLHFNWTKDRSTTDNNEEEGVLEGLRPHLELESLSIENFMGNKFPPWMMSGSLLNNLKKIKLLGCHKCEGVPPLSLWASLQNLSIENCNGLSGPLSLGASLVEVILRNCNGLSGSLSLGASLVELTIEGCNNLTSIEMKGSGSLTASLQKLRIWFCNELSSIPALPQQCPSLQKLSILGCPKLSWFGVKSSRVEKEEKCISLQSTSDLRTMTSLRRMWIERCERLESWVFGNRWVLGGARFLP is encoded by the exons ATGGCAGCTGAAGCTGTGCTTACTTTTGCTGCGGAGGGAATACTGGAAAAGGTGCTTTCACTTGCTGAGAAAGAATTCAGTCTTGCATGGGGTTTCAAAGCTGAACTTCGAAAGCTTAAAGAGTCATTCACCACCATTGAACTTTTATTGAATGATGTTGCCTACAAACCACAAG CTCCGGCAATAGAGGAATGGGTGAAGAAACTCAAAGGCGTAGCTGAAGATGCTGAGGATGTCTTGGATGAATTCAAGTACGAAGTTGATCGGCGTAAAGTCGAAATCCAAAACCATATGAAGAGAAAGGTTCTGAACTTCTTTTCACTCTCCAATCCACTTGCATTTCGTCTTCAAATGGCGCATAAAATTCAGAAGATCAATGCATCCTTGGTGGATCTCGAGAGGAAAGCATCTCCTCTTGGACTGGTTTCCAGGAATACAGATGCAACCCGTCAGGGAATTACATGGGACAGACGAACCGACTCACTCATTGGCAAAGATGAAATAACTGTTGGAAGGAAAGATGATGTGTCGAATATAGTTAAAACCTTGACCGACTCCAAAAGCAACCAAGAAAATCTTGCGGTTATGGCCATTGTGGGAATGGGAGGCCTCGGAAAAACAACTTTGGCCAAGTCGGTTTACAATGAGAATTCGATACAAAAGTTTTTTGACAAGAGAATATGGATTTGTGTATCGAACCCTTTCGACGTCAATTTAATTCTACTCCATATGTTAGAACATCTCAATCCGGCAAAAGCCCCTTCGAAAGATAACAAGAATGCTCTTCTTGAGTTCCTTAACGAAGAGTTGAAAGATAAAAGGTACTTACTTGTACTTGATGACGTTTGGAACGAAGATCTCAAAATATGGGATAATTTAATGGAATGTTTGTCAAAGCTTAATTCTACTGGGGGTTCCAAAATTATTGTTACTACTCGCAGTGGCAAAGTCGCATCAATCTTAAAAAAGCTACTTCTACAATATGAATTGGGGGAACTTTCTGTGGATGAATGTTGGTCTATCATGAAAGATAAAGCTTTCCCCATTAACGGTGTTCCAGAGTTCAATAGCAATGCTTCGACGTTCGAGACAATTGGAAAAGAAATTGCTAAAAATTGTGGTGGTGTTCCATTAGTGGCAAAG GTTTTGGGAGGTATTTTGCGCACTAAAAAAAGTATTGAAGAATGGTCGTCATTTAAAAACAGTAGAATATGGAACAACCATTcaaaagaagaagatagaatTATGTCAATTCTGAGGTTGAGTTTTGACAACTTAGAATCACCATCATTGAAGCAATGTTTTGCATATTGCTCAATGTTCGAGAAAGATGCTGAAATTCAAAGAGACAACTTGATTCAACTTTGGATGGCTCAAGGATTACTCCGTTCTTGGCCTAATGGAATTAAAGATATGGAGGACATAGGCAATGAATATTTTGATATTCTATTGCAGAGCTCCTTATTTCAAGATGCTACAATGAGTGACAATGGCATAGTTAGTGAATGCAAGATGCATGATCTTGTGCACGATCTTGCAGAACATCTATTCAAATCTGAAGGCTTGACAGGAGACTTATGTGGCATAGATAATACACTTGAGATTCGACATGTTGCTCGGGTTTCTACTTCTACACTGGAAAAATTTCCAGAAAGAAGTGCTGGGAAATTGCGGTCACTGTTTTCTGATGATGGTGAAGTTACTACTAACATTCTTCCACGTTTCAAAGCTTTACGTGTCTTGAATTTAAGTGAAGCTAATATTGAAGAACTTCCAGATTCAATTGGTAGGCTGAAACATTTGAGGTATCTTGACATTTCCAAAACAAGATTCAAAGCACTCCCCAAGTCTATAGGCAAGCTCTATAACCTCCAGACGTTAAGAGGAACACAATGTGCCCTTAAAGAGTTTCCAAAAGAACTGCTAAACTTGATCAACCTAAggcatatttatttttatgcgAGTACAAAATTCCCACAGGGGATAGGGCGGCTGACTTACCTTCGAACATTATGTTACTTTTCGGTGGGTAATGAGATTGGTCGTCGAATCGAAGAGTTGGCTGGCTTGAATCAATTGAGAGGTGAATTAATCATTTGTGATTTGGAGCACGTAGAGAACGGAGAAGAAGCAGAGAAAGCTAAGTTAGAGGAAAAGACGAAAGTACGCCATTTACACTTCAATTGGACAAAAGATAGGTCAACAACTGACAACAACGAGGAGGAAGGTGTCCTAGAAGGTCTCCGACCACATCTTGAGTTGGAGAGCTTAAGTATTGAAAACTTCATGGGCAATAAGTTTCCACCGTGGATGATGAGTGGGTCATTACTAAACAACTTGAAAAAGATTAAATTACTTGGATGCCACAAATGTGAAGGAGTCCCACCATTGAGTTTATGGGCCTCTCTCCAGAATTTGAGTATAGAGAATTGCAATGGATTATCAGGCCCGTTGAGTTTAGGGGCCTCTCTCGTGGAAGTGATTTTACGGAATTGCAATGGATTATCTGGCTCATTGAGTTTAGGGGCCTCTCTTGTGGAATTGACAATAGAGGGTTGCAATAATCTGACATCAATTGAAATGAAAGGCAGCGGGTCCCTCACCGCCTCTCTTCAGAAATTGAGAATCTGGTTTTGTAATGAATTATCAAGCATACCTGCTCTTCCACAACAATGTCCCTCTCTTCAAAAATTGAGTATATTGGGATGCCCAAAGCTATCATGGTTTGGTGTCAAAAGTAGTAGAGTTGAGAAGGAGGAGAAGTGCATTAGTCTACAATCTACTTCAGATTTGCGCACCATGACCTCCCTTCGACGTATGTGgattgaaagatgtgaaagatTAGAAAGTTGG GTATTTGGAAATCGGTGGGTTCTGGGAGGAGCTCGATTCCTTCCCTGA
- the LOC103412765 gene encoding putative disease resistance protein RGA4 isoform X1 gives MAAEAVLTFAAEGILEKVLSLAEKEFSLAWGFKAELRKLKESFTTIELLLNDVAYKPQAPAIEEWVKKLKGVAEDAEDVLDEFKYEVDRRKVEIQNHMKRKVLNFFSLSNPLAFRLQMAHKIQKINASLVDLERKASPLGLVSRNTDATRQGITWDRRTDSLIGKDEITVGRKDDVSNIVKTLTDSKSNQENLAVMAIVGMGGLGKTTLAKSVYNENSIQKFFDKRIWICVSNPFDVNLILLHMLEHLNPAKAPSKDNKNALLEFLNEELKDKRYLLVLDDVWNEDLKIWDNLMECLSKLNSTGGSKIIVTTRSGKVASILKKLLLQYELGELSVDECWSIMKDKAFPINGVPEFNSNASTFETIGKEIAKNCGGVPLVAKVLGGILRTKKSIEEWSSFKNSRIWNNHSKEEDRIMSILRLSFDNLESPSLKQCFAYCSMFEKDAEIQRDNLIQLWMAQGLLRSWPNGIKDMEDIGNEYFDILLQSSLFQDATMSDNGIVSECKMHDLVHDLAEHLFKSEGLTGDLCGIDNTLEIRHVARVSTSTLEKFPERSAGKLRSLFSDDGEVTTNILPRFKALRVLNLSEANIEELPDSIGRLKHLRYLDISKTRFKALPKSIGKLYNLQTLRGTQCALKEFPKELLNLINLRHIYFYASTKFPQGIGRLTYLRTLCYFSVGNEIGRRIEELAGLNQLRGELIICDLEHVENGEEAEKAKLEEKTKVRHLHFNWTKDRSTTDNNEEEGVLEGLRPHLELESLSIENFMGNKFPPWMMSGSLLNNLKKIKLLGCHKCEGVPPLSLWASLQNLSIENCNGLSGPLSLGASLVEVILRNCNGLSGSLSLGASLVELTIEGCNNLTSIEMKGSGSLTASLQKLRIWFCNELSSIPALPQQCPSLQKLSILGCPKLSWFGVKSSRVEKEEKCISLQSTSDLRTMTSLRRMWIERCERLESWVSSLQFPLSLEYLIIVKIPNLEILPSLDHLNSLRYLEIGGFWEELDSFPDFEVGSLMHLTSLQLNGWPKLKSLPQQIQHLTSLTDLWIVNFEGVETLPEWLGSLTSLTYLRIQGCKNLMNLPSVQAMQRLTKLQTLRIYNCHPLLNERCRRDSGTDWPKISHIPYFRIRGRDL, from the exons ATGGCAGCTGAAGCTGTGCTTACTTTTGCTGCGGAGGGAATACTGGAAAAGGTGCTTTCACTTGCTGAGAAAGAATTCAGTCTTGCATGGGGTTTCAAAGCTGAACTTCGAAAGCTTAAAGAGTCATTCACCACCATTGAACTTTTATTGAATGATGTTGCCTACAAACCACAAG CTCCGGCAATAGAGGAATGGGTGAAGAAACTCAAAGGCGTAGCTGAAGATGCTGAGGATGTCTTGGATGAATTCAAGTACGAAGTTGATCGGCGTAAAGTCGAAATCCAAAACCATATGAAGAGAAAGGTTCTGAACTTCTTTTCACTCTCCAATCCACTTGCATTTCGTCTTCAAATGGCGCATAAAATTCAGAAGATCAATGCATCCTTGGTGGATCTCGAGAGGAAAGCATCTCCTCTTGGACTGGTTTCCAGGAATACAGATGCAACCCGTCAGGGAATTACATGGGACAGACGAACCGACTCACTCATTGGCAAAGATGAAATAACTGTTGGAAGGAAAGATGATGTGTCGAATATAGTTAAAACCTTGACCGACTCCAAAAGCAACCAAGAAAATCTTGCGGTTATGGCCATTGTGGGAATGGGAGGCCTCGGAAAAACAACTTTGGCCAAGTCGGTTTACAATGAGAATTCGATACAAAAGTTTTTTGACAAGAGAATATGGATTTGTGTATCGAACCCTTTCGACGTCAATTTAATTCTACTCCATATGTTAGAACATCTCAATCCGGCAAAAGCCCCTTCGAAAGATAACAAGAATGCTCTTCTTGAGTTCCTTAACGAAGAGTTGAAAGATAAAAGGTACTTACTTGTACTTGATGACGTTTGGAACGAAGATCTCAAAATATGGGATAATTTAATGGAATGTTTGTCAAAGCTTAATTCTACTGGGGGTTCCAAAATTATTGTTACTACTCGCAGTGGCAAAGTCGCATCAATCTTAAAAAAGCTACTTCTACAATATGAATTGGGGGAACTTTCTGTGGATGAATGTTGGTCTATCATGAAAGATAAAGCTTTCCCCATTAACGGTGTTCCAGAGTTCAATAGCAATGCTTCGACGTTCGAGACAATTGGAAAAGAAATTGCTAAAAATTGTGGTGGTGTTCCATTAGTGGCAAAG GTTTTGGGAGGTATTTTGCGCACTAAAAAAAGTATTGAAGAATGGTCGTCATTTAAAAACAGTAGAATATGGAACAACCATTcaaaagaagaagatagaatTATGTCAATTCTGAGGTTGAGTTTTGACAACTTAGAATCACCATCATTGAAGCAATGTTTTGCATATTGCTCAATGTTCGAGAAAGATGCTGAAATTCAAAGAGACAACTTGATTCAACTTTGGATGGCTCAAGGATTACTCCGTTCTTGGCCTAATGGAATTAAAGATATGGAGGACATAGGCAATGAATATTTTGATATTCTATTGCAGAGCTCCTTATTTCAAGATGCTACAATGAGTGACAATGGCATAGTTAGTGAATGCAAGATGCATGATCTTGTGCACGATCTTGCAGAACATCTATTCAAATCTGAAGGCTTGACAGGAGACTTATGTGGCATAGATAATACACTTGAGATTCGACATGTTGCTCGGGTTTCTACTTCTACACTGGAAAAATTTCCAGAAAGAAGTGCTGGGAAATTGCGGTCACTGTTTTCTGATGATGGTGAAGTTACTACTAACATTCTTCCACGTTTCAAAGCTTTACGTGTCTTGAATTTAAGTGAAGCTAATATTGAAGAACTTCCAGATTCAATTGGTAGGCTGAAACATTTGAGGTATCTTGACATTTCCAAAACAAGATTCAAAGCACTCCCCAAGTCTATAGGCAAGCTCTATAACCTCCAGACGTTAAGAGGAACACAATGTGCCCTTAAAGAGTTTCCAAAAGAACTGCTAAACTTGATCAACCTAAggcatatttatttttatgcgAGTACAAAATTCCCACAGGGGATAGGGCGGCTGACTTACCTTCGAACATTATGTTACTTTTCGGTGGGTAATGAGATTGGTCGTCGAATCGAAGAGTTGGCTGGCTTGAATCAATTGAGAGGTGAATTAATCATTTGTGATTTGGAGCACGTAGAGAACGGAGAAGAAGCAGAGAAAGCTAAGTTAGAGGAAAAGACGAAAGTACGCCATTTACACTTCAATTGGACAAAAGATAGGTCAACAACTGACAACAACGAGGAGGAAGGTGTCCTAGAAGGTCTCCGACCACATCTTGAGTTGGAGAGCTTAAGTATTGAAAACTTCATGGGCAATAAGTTTCCACCGTGGATGATGAGTGGGTCATTACTAAACAACTTGAAAAAGATTAAATTACTTGGATGCCACAAATGTGAAGGAGTCCCACCATTGAGTTTATGGGCCTCTCTCCAGAATTTGAGTATAGAGAATTGCAATGGATTATCAGGCCCGTTGAGTTTAGGGGCCTCTCTCGTGGAAGTGATTTTACGGAATTGCAATGGATTATCTGGCTCATTGAGTTTAGGGGCCTCTCTTGTGGAATTGACAATAGAGGGTTGCAATAATCTGACATCAATTGAAATGAAAGGCAGCGGGTCCCTCACCGCCTCTCTTCAGAAATTGAGAATCTGGTTTTGTAATGAATTATCAAGCATACCTGCTCTTCCACAACAATGTCCCTCTCTTCAAAAATTGAGTATATTGGGATGCCCAAAGCTATCATGGTTTGGTGTCAAAAGTAGTAGAGTTGAGAAGGAGGAGAAGTGCATTAGTCTACAATCTACTTCAGATTTGCGCACCATGACCTCCCTTCGACGTATGTGgattgaaagatgtgaaagatTAGAAAGTTGGGTGAGCAGCCTGCAATTCCCACTCTCTCTTGAGTATCTGATAATAGTCAAAATCCCTAATTTAGAGATTCTTCCAAGTTTAGACCATCTTAATTCTCTCAGGTATTTGGAAATCGGTGGGTTCTGGGAGGAGCTCGATTCCTTCCCTGATTTTGAAGTTGGATCATTAATGCATCTCACAAGCTTACAGTTGAATGGTTGGCCTAAGCTCAAGTCTCTGCCTCAACAAATTCAACACCTCACTTCTCTAACAGATTTGTGGATAGTTAACTTTGAGGGAGTGGAGACTTTGCCAGAATGGTTGGGTAGCCTTACATCCCTTACATATCTGAGGATTCAAggttgcaagaatctgatgaaTTTACCAAGTGTCCAAGCTATGCAACGCCTCACCAAATTACAAACTCTAAGGATTTATAATTGTCATCCCCTTCTAAATGAAAGATGCAGGAGGGACAGCGGCACAGATTGGCCTAAGATTTCTCACATTCCATATTTCAGAA TTCGGGGCAGAGACTTGTGA
- the LOC103412765 gene encoding putative disease resistance protein RGA4 isoform X2 — protein MAAEAVLTFAAEGILEKVLSLAEKEFSLAWGFKAELRKLKESFTTIELLLNDVAYKPQAPAIEEWVKKLKGVAEDAEDVLDEFKYEVDRRKVEIQNHMKRKVLNFFSLSNPLAFRLQMAHKIQKINASLVDLERKASPLGLVSRNTDATRQGITWDRRTDSLIGKDEITVGRKDDVSNIVKTLTDSKSNQENLAVMAIVGMGGLGKTTLAKSVYNENSIQKFFDKRIWICVSNPFDVNLILLHMLEHLNPAKAPSKDNKNALLEFLNEELKDKSGKVASILKKLLLQYELGELSVDECWSIMKDKAFPINGVPEFNSNASTFETIGKEIAKNCGGVPLVAKVLGGILRTKKSIEEWSSFKNSRIWNNHSKEEDRIMSILRLSFDNLESPSLKQCFAYCSMFEKDAEIQRDNLIQLWMAQGLLRSWPNGIKDMEDIGNEYFDILLQSSLFQDATMSDNGIVSECKMHDLVHDLAEHLFKSEGLTGDLCGIDNTLEIRHVARVSTSTLEKFPERSAGKLRSLFSDDGEVTTNILPRFKALRVLNLSEANIEELPDSIGRLKHLRYLDISKTRFKALPKSIGKLYNLQTLRGTQCALKEFPKELLNLINLRHIYFYASTKFPQGIGRLTYLRTLCYFSVGNEIGRRIEELAGLNQLRGELIICDLEHVENGEEAEKAKLEEKTKVRHLHFNWTKDRSTTDNNEEEGVLEGLRPHLELESLSIENFMGNKFPPWMMSGSLLNNLKKIKLLGCHKCEGVPPLSLWASLQNLSIENCNGLSGPLSLGASLVEVILRNCNGLSGSLSLGASLVELTIEGCNNLTSIEMKGSGSLTASLQKLRIWFCNELSSIPALPQQCPSLQKLSILGCPKLSWFGVKSSRVEKEEKCISLQSTSDLRTMTSLRRMWIERCERLESWVSSLQFPLSLEYLIIVKIPNLEILPSLDHLNSLRYLEIGGFWEELDSFPDFEVGSLMHLTSLQLNGWPKLKSLPQQIQHLTSLTDLWIVNFEGVETLPEWLGSLTSLTYLRIQGCKNLMNLPSVQAMQRLTKLQTLRIYNCHPLLNERCRRDSGTDWPKISHIPYFRIRGRDL, from the exons ATGGCAGCTGAAGCTGTGCTTACTTTTGCTGCGGAGGGAATACTGGAAAAGGTGCTTTCACTTGCTGAGAAAGAATTCAGTCTTGCATGGGGTTTCAAAGCTGAACTTCGAAAGCTTAAAGAGTCATTCACCACCATTGAACTTTTATTGAATGATGTTGCCTACAAACCACAAG CTCCGGCAATAGAGGAATGGGTGAAGAAACTCAAAGGCGTAGCTGAAGATGCTGAGGATGTCTTGGATGAATTCAAGTACGAAGTTGATCGGCGTAAAGTCGAAATCCAAAACCATATGAAGAGAAAGGTTCTGAACTTCTTTTCACTCTCCAATCCACTTGCATTTCGTCTTCAAATGGCGCATAAAATTCAGAAGATCAATGCATCCTTGGTGGATCTCGAGAGGAAAGCATCTCCTCTTGGACTGGTTTCCAGGAATACAGATGCAACCCGTCAGGGAATTACATGGGACAGACGAACCGACTCACTCATTGGCAAAGATGAAATAACTGTTGGAAGGAAAGATGATGTGTCGAATATAGTTAAAACCTTGACCGACTCCAAAAGCAACCAAGAAAATCTTGCGGTTATGGCCATTGTGGGAATGGGAGGCCTCGGAAAAACAACTTTGGCCAAGTCGGTTTACAATGAGAATTCGATACAAAAGTTTTTTGACAAGAGAATATGGATTTGTGTATCGAACCCTTTCGACGTCAATTTAATTCTACTCCATATGTTAGAACATCTCAATCCGGCAAAAGCCCCTTCGAAAGATAACAAGAATGCTCTTCTTGAGTTCCTTAACGAAGAGTTGAAAGATAAAAG TGGCAAAGTCGCATCAATCTTAAAAAAGCTACTTCTACAATATGAATTGGGGGAACTTTCTGTGGATGAATGTTGGTCTATCATGAAAGATAAAGCTTTCCCCATTAACGGTGTTCCAGAGTTCAATAGCAATGCTTCGACGTTCGAGACAATTGGAAAAGAAATTGCTAAAAATTGTGGTGGTGTTCCATTAGTGGCAAAG GTTTTGGGAGGTATTTTGCGCACTAAAAAAAGTATTGAAGAATGGTCGTCATTTAAAAACAGTAGAATATGGAACAACCATTcaaaagaagaagatagaatTATGTCAATTCTGAGGTTGAGTTTTGACAACTTAGAATCACCATCATTGAAGCAATGTTTTGCATATTGCTCAATGTTCGAGAAAGATGCTGAAATTCAAAGAGACAACTTGATTCAACTTTGGATGGCTCAAGGATTACTCCGTTCTTGGCCTAATGGAATTAAAGATATGGAGGACATAGGCAATGAATATTTTGATATTCTATTGCAGAGCTCCTTATTTCAAGATGCTACAATGAGTGACAATGGCATAGTTAGTGAATGCAAGATGCATGATCTTGTGCACGATCTTGCAGAACATCTATTCAAATCTGAAGGCTTGACAGGAGACTTATGTGGCATAGATAATACACTTGAGATTCGACATGTTGCTCGGGTTTCTACTTCTACACTGGAAAAATTTCCAGAAAGAAGTGCTGGGAAATTGCGGTCACTGTTTTCTGATGATGGTGAAGTTACTACTAACATTCTTCCACGTTTCAAAGCTTTACGTGTCTTGAATTTAAGTGAAGCTAATATTGAAGAACTTCCAGATTCAATTGGTAGGCTGAAACATTTGAGGTATCTTGACATTTCCAAAACAAGATTCAAAGCACTCCCCAAGTCTATAGGCAAGCTCTATAACCTCCAGACGTTAAGAGGAACACAATGTGCCCTTAAAGAGTTTCCAAAAGAACTGCTAAACTTGATCAACCTAAggcatatttatttttatgcgAGTACAAAATTCCCACAGGGGATAGGGCGGCTGACTTACCTTCGAACATTATGTTACTTTTCGGTGGGTAATGAGATTGGTCGTCGAATCGAAGAGTTGGCTGGCTTGAATCAATTGAGAGGTGAATTAATCATTTGTGATTTGGAGCACGTAGAGAACGGAGAAGAAGCAGAGAAAGCTAAGTTAGAGGAAAAGACGAAAGTACGCCATTTACACTTCAATTGGACAAAAGATAGGTCAACAACTGACAACAACGAGGAGGAAGGTGTCCTAGAAGGTCTCCGACCACATCTTGAGTTGGAGAGCTTAAGTATTGAAAACTTCATGGGCAATAAGTTTCCACCGTGGATGATGAGTGGGTCATTACTAAACAACTTGAAAAAGATTAAATTACTTGGATGCCACAAATGTGAAGGAGTCCCACCATTGAGTTTATGGGCCTCTCTCCAGAATTTGAGTATAGAGAATTGCAATGGATTATCAGGCCCGTTGAGTTTAGGGGCCTCTCTCGTGGAAGTGATTTTACGGAATTGCAATGGATTATCTGGCTCATTGAGTTTAGGGGCCTCTCTTGTGGAATTGACAATAGAGGGTTGCAATAATCTGACATCAATTGAAATGAAAGGCAGCGGGTCCCTCACCGCCTCTCTTCAGAAATTGAGAATCTGGTTTTGTAATGAATTATCAAGCATACCTGCTCTTCCACAACAATGTCCCTCTCTTCAAAAATTGAGTATATTGGGATGCCCAAAGCTATCATGGTTTGGTGTCAAAAGTAGTAGAGTTGAGAAGGAGGAGAAGTGCATTAGTCTACAATCTACTTCAGATTTGCGCACCATGACCTCCCTTCGACGTATGTGgattgaaagatgtgaaagatTAGAAAGTTGGGTGAGCAGCCTGCAATTCCCACTCTCTCTTGAGTATCTGATAATAGTCAAAATCCCTAATTTAGAGATTCTTCCAAGTTTAGACCATCTTAATTCTCTCAGGTATTTGGAAATCGGTGGGTTCTGGGAGGAGCTCGATTCCTTCCCTGATTTTGAAGTTGGATCATTAATGCATCTCACAAGCTTACAGTTGAATGGTTGGCCTAAGCTCAAGTCTCTGCCTCAACAAATTCAACACCTCACTTCTCTAACAGATTTGTGGATAGTTAACTTTGAGGGAGTGGAGACTTTGCCAGAATGGTTGGGTAGCCTTACATCCCTTACATATCTGAGGATTCAAggttgcaagaatctgatgaaTTTACCAAGTGTCCAAGCTATGCAACGCCTCACCAAATTACAAACTCTAAGGATTTATAATTGTCATCCCCTTCTAAATGAAAGATGCAGGAGGGACAGCGGCACAGATTGGCCTAAGATTTCTCACATTCCATATTTCAGAA TTCGGGGCAGAGACTTGTGA